The following nucleotide sequence is from Actinomycetota bacterium.
CGGGTTGTTCATCGTGCTGCCCGCTGCGACGTTCGGGTGGGTTGGGCGAAGGATCGGGTCGAGCATCATGACGAATGTCCTCGAGGGCCTGTTCCGTGTCGGGCTGTTCCTCGGCTATCTGTTGGTGATCGGTCGCGCGAAAGACATCCGACGTGTGTTCGCGTATCACGGCGCGGAGCACAAGACGATCGCGGCGTACGAGCACGAGGAGCCTCTCACTCCCGACCGTATCGATCCCTACTCGACGCTTCACGTCCGGTGTGGCACCAACTTCCTGTTGATCGTCATGGTGACGACGATCTTCGTGTTCGCCCTATTCGGTGCACCCGGACTGTGGTGGCGCATCGGCTCTCGCCTGCTGGCGATCCCGATCATCGCCGGGCTCGCATTCGAGCTGTTGCGGCTCGGCGCGCGGTACCCGAAGTCCGCGTTCATGCGGATCGTCATGACACCCGGGCTGTGGCTCCAGAAGATCACGACGAAGCCCCCCGACGATGGTCAGATCGAGGTCGCGATCGCCTCGTTCAACGAGGTGCTCAAACGGGAGCAGCAGGCCCGCAGCGCAGAGGCGTAAGCGCGGTTGGGTGCTTGCATCGGCGTTCGCCGCGTGTAGCGTCCTGGTCCCGCCTTCGGGCACCCGCAAAAAAACAGGAGGCCTTCCCCATGTCCGCGACAGAGCTGGACGTGCCCGTCCTCTTCTCGTCCGACCAGATTCGCCGCCGGGAGTTCGTCACGATCCGGCGCGGATACGACCCGCATCAGGTACGCGACTACCTCGACCAGCTCGCCGACCAGGTCGAGGTGATGGCCTCGATGCTTCGCGAGGCGCGGCTCGAAGCGGACGCCGCACTGCGCGAGCTCGCTCAGCCGAAGGTCGACCCATACGAGCGGCTCGCAAAGCGCGTGGCGAAGGTGATCCGCGAGGCGGACGAGGTGGCCG
It contains:
- a CDS encoding DUF1385 domain-containing protein; the protein is MTQRVADEVAKPEHFYGGQAVVEGVMMRGRDVWAVAIRRPAGDIHVESHDIDSVAKRHPILRKPFLRGVIALGQALAIGFRALSISARESAPEDEQLTSRQMAVSFVIAAVIFIGLFIVLPAATFGWVGRRIGSSIMTNVLEGLFRVGLFLGYLLVIGRAKDIRRVFAYHGAEHKTIAAYEHEEPLTPDRIDPYSTLHVRCGTNFLLIVMVTTIFVFALFGAPGLWWRIGSRLLAIPIIAGLAFELLRLGARYPKSAFMRIVMTPGLWLQKITTKPPDDGQIEVAIASFNEVLKREQQARSAEA